The genome window AAACTCCAGCCGCGCGCGCTGATGAGAATCGCGCCGAACAGCGTTACAGTGTCGCCGGGAAATGGCGGGAACACGTACTCGACGGCGGCCGACGCGGCGAGCACGGCGAGGCCGACCGGGCTGTTCGGCTCGGTCAACATCGACAGGAGCCAGTCGGTGACGGAGTGGGCGTCCACGGTCGTGCCTCCGCGCGTGCGGCCGGGCGACACGGTAGCCGTCCCCGCACCGTCGAGTCCAGCGCCTGCCGACCGCCTCGCGCGCGGACTCGACCGGCTGGCCGGCCGCTACCGCGTGCGCACTGCCGACGACGTGACGCGCGCCAGCGACTACCTCGCCGGCGACGACGCGCGCCGCGCGGACGAGTTCAACGGCTACCTGCGCGATCCCGACGTCCGGGCGATCGTGTGCGCGCGCGGGGGCTACGGCCTGTTGCGCATCCTCGACGACCTCGACGCCGACGCGCTGCGCGCCGACCCGAAGCCGATCGTCGCGTTCAGCGACGGCACCGCGCTGCTGGCGTGGGCGGTCGCCGCCGCGGGCGTGCGCCCGATTCACGGTCCGGTCGTCACGCAGCTCGGCGATCTGCCGGACGAAGACGTCCGCGCGCTGTGCGATCTGCTCGAACGCCCCGAGCCGCCGCCGGCGCTCGCCGGCGACGGCGCGATCGGCGCGGCGGCGGATGCGGAGATCGACGGCTGGCTCGCCGGCGGCAACCTGACGCTGCTCGCGCACCTGGTCGGCACGCGCTACGCGGTCGACCTGCGCGGCGCCATCGCACTGATCGAGGACGTCGACGAGCAGCCGTACGCGATCGATCGCTACATGACGCGAATCGCGCTGGCGCGCGGGTGGGCGGGCTGTCGCGCCGTCGCGGCGGGGACGTTCGAGCGGTGCGGCGACAGCGGCGCGGCAGCAGTGGTGAACGAGCGGCTGCGCGCCTTCGACCTGCCCGGCGTCGCCGGCCTGCCGATCGGCCACGGCGCGCGCAACCGGGCCGTGCCGATCGGCGCGCGCGCGCGGCTTGCGCCCGGCCGCGCCTCGCTCGAGTTGCTCGAGGGAGCGGTCGCGTGAGCCGCGCGGTGCTGGCGGCGTGCGTCGCCGCGGTCGCGTGCGGCGACACCGGCGCGCAGCCGGACGCGGCGCCCGAGTTCGCGCTCGTCGCCGTCACGTTCAACACCGGAACCGGCCCCGACCTGCCGCACGACGGGCCGCCCGACGACGGCTACACGTCGGCCGACGCCGCCGTCACCGATCAATATTACGGCAACGGACTCGCGTGGACCGCGTTCGTCGACGACACCGCGCGGTTCTTCGCGCAGGTGCGCCCGGACGTGGTCGCGTTTCAGGAGATCTTCTACTCGGGCGACTGCGCCGCCGTGCCGCCCGACAAGCGCACCGGCTACGTGTGCGAAACGTGGGCCGAGGGCGACCCGACCGTCGCGCAGCTCGTGCTCGGCGCCGGCTATCAGGTCGCCTGCCATGTCGGCAAGCCGGACAAGTGCATCGGTGTGCGCCGCGCATTCGGCACGATCCGCGGCTGCGACGCCGACCTGTGTGTCGACGGCCTCGACGGAGCGCCGGTTGCCGGCTGCGGCAGCGGGTCGCGCGTCGGCCGGGCCGTCGTCGACCTGGCGGCGGGCGGTTCGCTCACGGTGGTCAACA of Deltaproteobacteria bacterium contains these proteins:
- a CDS encoding LD-carboxypeptidase, with product MRIAPNSVTVSPGNGGNTYSTAADAASTARPTGLFGSVNIDRSQSVTEWASTVVPPRVRPGDTVAVPAPSSPAPADRLARGLDRLAGRYRVRTADDVTRASDYLAGDDARRADEFNGYLRDPDVRAIVCARGGYGLLRILDDLDADALRADPKPIVAFSDGTALLAWAVAAAGVRPIHGPVVTQLGDLPDEDVRALCDLLERPEPPPALAGDGAIGAAADAEIDGWLAGGNLTLLAHLVGTRYAVDLRGAIALIEDVDEQPYAIDRYMTRIALARGWAGCRAVAAGTFERCGDSGAAAVVNERLRAFDLPGVAGLPIGHGARNRAVPIGARARLAPGRASLELLEGAVA
- a CDS encoding endonuclease/exonuclease/phosphatase family protein — translated: MSRAVLAACVAAVACGDTGAQPDAAPEFALVAVTFNTGTGPDLPHDGPPDDGYTSADAAVTDQYYGNGLAWTAFVDDTARFFAQVRPDVVAFQEIFYSGDCAAVPPDKRTGYVCETWAEGDPTVAQLVLGAGYQVACHVGKPDKCIGVRRAFGTIRGCDADLCVDGLDGAPVAGCGSGSRVGRAVVDLAAGGSLTVVNIHGTSGLAPEDTACRVAQFDQVFVDLDGAPAANGAVNLVLGDLNIDPGRFAGQEASATRFAEFAGDGKPFHFLTDVGPDATPTYQGALNIDHVVSDRLAGSCWAAGVTDGHPPVHEAVFFDHVPIVCTAFGAAP